In Sporosarcina sp. PTS2304, a genomic segment contains:
- the selD gene encoding selenide, water dikinase SelD — protein sequence MNHSSIKLTSLSSKGGCGCKIGPADLAEVLHTLPPGLSDPNLLVGLDTSDDAGVYKINDTTAIVQTLDFFTPIVNDPYDFGQVAAANAISDVYAMGGKPITALNIVAFPIHTLERNILTEILRGAGDKLKEAGAVLVGGHSIDDPEPKFGMQVTGTVHPDKIRTNAGAKPGDRLLLTKPIGVGIMTTSLKNGLLTEDEEILVTKVMTTLNKTASEVMENYTIHAATDVTGFGLLGHASEMAKGSGVCLRIDNENVPVLPRTRELAEAGSVPGGTKNNYKHVEDVVDYPESLDQIGRWILCDAVTSGGLLVAVAGDEADRLLAELRDAGVDAHVIGDVTDEQNGKIIVR from the coding sequence ATGAATCATTCATCAATTAAGCTCACTTCACTATCTTCAAAAGGAGGCTGTGGTTGTAAAATAGGGCCAGCCGATCTAGCTGAAGTACTACACACACTCCCACCAGGTCTTTCAGATCCTAACTTACTTGTCGGTCTTGATACGAGTGACGATGCGGGTGTATATAAAATAAATGACACGACGGCTATCGTTCAAACACTCGATTTTTTCACACCGATTGTCAATGATCCATATGACTTTGGTCAAGTAGCTGCGGCGAACGCAATTAGCGATGTGTACGCAATGGGAGGCAAGCCGATTACTGCTTTGAATATCGTAGCATTCCCCATTCATACATTGGAACGCAATATCCTAACTGAAATTTTACGTGGTGCAGGCGATAAATTAAAGGAAGCAGGCGCTGTATTGGTTGGCGGTCATTCGATTGATGACCCAGAACCTAAATTTGGTATGCAAGTAACCGGAACCGTACATCCAGACAAGATCCGTACAAATGCAGGTGCGAAGCCTGGAGATCGCTTACTTTTGACGAAGCCGATCGGTGTCGGCATTATGACAACTTCATTGAAAAACGGATTATTGACAGAAGACGAAGAAATCCTTGTGACAAAAGTGATGACAACGCTCAATAAAACAGCATCTGAAGTAATGGAAAACTATACGATCCATGCAGCGACAGATGTTACAGGGTTTGGCCTGCTGGGACATGCTTCGGAAATGGCAAAAGGAAGCGGGGTTTGTTTGCGCATAGACAATGAAAATGTACCCGTTCTACCACGTACGAGAGAGCTAGCAGAGGCAGGCTCTGTACCAGGAGGAACGAAAAATAACTATAAACACGTGGAAGACGTAGTGGATTATCCGGAATCACTGGATCAAATCGGTCGCTGGATTTTATGTGACGCAGTGACTTCAGGTGGTTTGCTAGTAGCAGTCGCAGGAGATGAAGCGGATCGTCTGCTCGCAGAGTTACGCGATGCAGGTGTCGATGCACATGTGATTGGGGACGTCACTGACGAACAGAATGGCAAAATAATCGTACGGTAA